The proteins below are encoded in one region of Corallococcus silvisoli:
- a CDS encoding MdtA/MuxA family multidrug efflux RND transporter periplasmic adaptor subunit: MGLVLLAVVIARRLHRPHPAPGATAAGGPGGADGGAGGRGPQPVVTARATTRDVPVSIVGLGAVTPTDSVTVHSRVDGQLMRVAFKEGQFVNAGDLLAELDPRPFQTQLEQVQGQLIRDEALLANARLDLRRYTILVEQDSVAVQQLDTQRALVRQYEGTVVADRGAVAAAKLNLVYTRIASPVAGRVGLRLVDPGNIVHAADTNGIVVVNTLQPITVIFSIPEDNVPQVMTKLDAHQPLVVQAYDRTAQRLLATGTLLTVDNQIDPNTGTVRLRATFPNRDSRLFPQQFVNARLIIDTLHGATIVPTAALQHGVQGTFVYVAEANNTVSQRAVTTGPADGDDTVVTQGLRPGEAVVVEGADQLTNGAHIRLQRALTSGPGVGGSGAGAPDGGAGATDGGR, from the coding sequence GTGGGACTCGTCCTCCTCGCCGTCGTCATCGCACGACGGCTGCACCGCCCCCACCCCGCCCCCGGAGCCACGGCGGCGGGTGGGCCAGGCGGCGCGGATGGCGGCGCGGGCGGACGCGGCCCCCAGCCCGTGGTGACGGCCCGGGCGACGACGCGCGACGTGCCGGTGTCCATCGTCGGCCTGGGCGCCGTGACCCCCACCGACTCCGTCACGGTGCATTCGCGGGTGGACGGACAGCTCATGCGCGTGGCCTTCAAGGAGGGCCAGTTCGTCAACGCGGGTGACCTCCTGGCGGAGCTCGACCCCCGCCCCTTCCAGACCCAGCTGGAGCAGGTCCAGGGCCAGCTCATTCGCGACGAGGCGCTGCTGGCGAACGCCCGGCTGGACCTGCGCCGCTACACCATCCTGGTGGAGCAGGACTCCGTCGCGGTCCAGCAGCTCGACACCCAGCGCGCCCTCGTGCGCCAGTACGAGGGCACCGTGGTGGCGGACCGGGGCGCGGTCGCCGCCGCCAAGCTCAACCTCGTCTACACGCGCATCGCCTCACCCGTCGCCGGCCGCGTGGGCCTCCGGCTCGTCGACCCCGGCAACATCGTCCACGCCGCGGACACGAACGGCATCGTCGTCGTCAACACCCTGCAACCCATCACGGTGATCTTCTCCATCCCGGAGGACAACGTGCCGCAGGTGATGACGAAGCTGGACGCGCACCAGCCCCTCGTCGTCCAGGCCTACGACCGCACCGCCCAGCGCCTCCTGGCCACCGGCACGCTGCTCACCGTGGACAATCAGATCGACCCCAACACCGGCACCGTGCGGCTGAGGGCGACGTTCCCCAACCGCGACTCGCGGCTGTTCCCCCAGCAGTTCGTCAACGCGCGGTTGATCATCGACACGCTGCACGGCGCCACCATCGTCCCCACCGCCGCGCTCCAGCACGGGGTGCAGGGGACGTTCGTCTACGTCGCGGAGGCCAACAACACCGTCAGCCAGCGCGCGGTGACGACCGGCCCCGCGGACGGCGACGACACCGTCGTCACCCAGGGCCTGCGGCCCGGCGAAGCGGTGGTGGTGGAGGGGGCCGACCAGCTCACCAACGGCGCCCACATCCGGCTCCAGCGCGCCCTGACCTCCGGGCCCGGCGTGGGGGGCAGCGGGGCGGGGGCACCGGACGGCGGCGCCGGGGCCACGGACGGAGGACGCTGA
- a CDS encoding multidrug efflux RND transporter permease subunit: MSEPFILRPIATSLLMLALLLGGVLSYRLLPVSALPEVDYPTIQVLTFQPGASPDVVASGVTAPLERQFGQMPGLNQMTSSSSSGASVITLQFTLQMSLDIAEQQVQAAINAANNLLPTDLPNPPIYNKVNPADTPVITLALTSDTVPLTQVEDLADTRVAQKLSQLPGVGLVSISGGQRPAVRIQANGLALAARGLTMEDVRTAVAAANVNSPKGGFDGPRQAYTINANDQRLSSKEYAPLIIAYRDSAPVRLSDVAHVFDGAENVRQAAWAGTTPAVILNVQRQPGANVIAVVDSVRKLLPQLQSTLPATVKVAVLSDRTTTIRASVSDVQHDLMFSVALVVLVIFVFLRNASATFIPSIAVPLSLVGTFAAMSLLGFSLNNLTLMALTIAAGFVVDDAIVMIENISRYIEGDMPPMEAALKGSKQIGFTIISLTVSLIAVLIPLLFMGDVVGRLFREFAITLAVTILLSAVVSLTLTPMLCSRLLRRHRPEEANRFERVVGGAFDRLVGRYDVALTWVLGHRALTMLIAGVTLLLTALLLYTIPKGFFPVQDTGVLQGISLAPQSISFPAMAERQQALARVVLEDPAVEGLSSFIGVDGTNTTPNSGRMLITLKPLSDRDASATEIIRRLQPALNGVPGISLSLSPVQDLTLDSRVSRTQYQYSLSSPDTAELESWTNQLVTRLRTQHELTDVSSDMQNGGLRLNITLDRDTAARLGITPQQIDDALYDAFGQRQVSTIFTQLNQYRVVLEVQPSLQRVDTALRSVYLQSASGGAVPLSTIVQVKPGMGPLSVNRQDQFPVAIVSFNPAPDVSLSQAVSAFDGVRKKLQIPPSVQTAFEGTARTFQDSLTNEGFLVLAAVVAVYLVLGVLYESYVHPLTILSTLPSAAMGALLALRVCGLELGMIALIGIILLIGIVMKNAIMMIDFALEAERLEGKAPRDAIHEACLLRFRPILMTTMASMLGAVPLALGGGIGAELRQPLGIAIIGGLMVSQLLTLFTTPVIYLGFAGLSRRLQHLRHRSAPVPPRSPA, from the coding sequence ATGTCCGAACCCTTCATCCTGCGGCCCATCGCGACGTCGCTGCTGATGCTGGCCCTGCTGCTGGGCGGCGTGCTGTCGTACCGCCTGCTGCCCGTCTCCGCGCTGCCGGAGGTGGACTACCCCACCATCCAGGTCCTCACCTTCCAGCCGGGCGCCAGCCCGGACGTGGTGGCCTCCGGCGTCACCGCGCCCCTGGAGCGGCAGTTCGGGCAGATGCCCGGCCTCAACCAGATGACGTCGTCCAGCTCCAGCGGCGCGTCCGTCATCACGCTCCAGTTCACGCTCCAGATGAGCCTGGACATCGCGGAGCAGCAGGTCCAGGCCGCCATCAACGCCGCCAACAACCTGCTGCCCACGGACCTGCCCAACCCGCCCATCTACAACAAGGTCAACCCCGCGGACACGCCGGTCATCACCCTGGCCCTCACCTCCGACACCGTGCCCCTCACCCAGGTGGAGGACCTGGCGGACACGCGCGTCGCGCAGAAGCTCTCCCAGCTCCCCGGCGTCGGGCTCGTGAGCATCAGCGGCGGCCAGCGCCCCGCCGTGCGCATCCAGGCCAACGGGCTGGCGCTGGCCGCGCGCGGCCTCACGATGGAGGACGTCCGCACCGCGGTCGCCGCCGCCAACGTGAACAGCCCCAAGGGCGGCTTCGACGGTCCCCGACAGGCGTACACCATCAACGCCAACGACCAGCGCCTGTCGAGCAAGGAGTACGCCCCGCTCATCATCGCCTACCGCGACAGCGCCCCCGTGCGGCTGTCCGACGTGGCGCACGTCTTCGACGGCGCGGAGAACGTGCGGCAGGCCGCCTGGGCCGGGACCACGCCCGCGGTCATCCTCAACGTGCAGCGCCAGCCCGGCGCGAACGTCATCGCCGTCGTGGACAGCGTCCGCAAGCTGCTGCCCCAGCTGCAGTCCACCCTGCCCGCGACGGTGAAGGTGGCCGTGCTCAGCGACCGCACCACCACCATCCGCGCCTCCGTGAGCGACGTGCAGCACGACCTGATGTTCTCCGTCGCGCTCGTCGTGCTCGTCATCTTCGTCTTCCTGCGCAACGCCTCCGCCACCTTCATCCCCAGCATCGCCGTGCCCCTGTCCCTGGTGGGCACCTTCGCCGCGATGTCGCTCCTGGGCTTCTCCCTCAACAACCTGACCCTGATGGCGCTCACCATCGCCGCGGGCTTCGTCGTCGACGACGCCATCGTGATGATCGAGAACATCAGCCGCTACATCGAAGGCGACATGCCGCCCATGGAGGCCGCGCTCAAGGGCTCCAAGCAGATCGGCTTCACCATCATCTCCCTCACGGTGTCGCTCATCGCCGTGCTCATCCCCCTGCTCTTCATGGGGGACGTGGTGGGGCGCCTGTTCCGCGAGTTCGCCATCACCCTGGCCGTGACCATCCTGCTGTCCGCGGTCGTGTCCCTGACCCTCACCCCCATGCTCTGCTCGCGGCTCCTGCGCCGCCACCGGCCGGAAGAGGCCAACCGCTTCGAGCGCGTCGTGGGCGGCGCGTTCGACCGCCTGGTCGGCCGCTACGACGTCGCGCTGACGTGGGTGCTGGGCCACCGCGCGCTGACGATGCTCATCGCCGGCGTGACGCTCCTGCTCACCGCGCTGCTCCTCTACACCATCCCCAAGGGCTTCTTCCCCGTCCAGGACACCGGCGTGCTCCAGGGCATCTCCCTGGCGCCCCAGTCCATCTCCTTCCCCGCCATGGCCGAGCGCCAGCAGGCCCTGGCCCGGGTGGTGTTGGAGGACCCGGCCGTGGAGGGGCTGTCGTCGTTCATCGGCGTGGACGGCACCAACACCACGCCCAACAGCGGCCGGATGCTCATCACGCTCAAGCCGCTGTCGGACCGCGACGCCTCCGCCACGGAGATCATCCGCCGCCTCCAGCCCGCGCTGAACGGCGTGCCCGGCATCTCCCTGTCCCTGTCGCCCGTGCAGGACCTCACGCTGGACAGCCGCGTGAGCCGCACCCAGTACCAGTACAGCCTCAGCTCCCCGGACACCGCGGAGCTGGAGTCCTGGACGAACCAGCTCGTCACCCGCCTGCGCACGCAGCACGAGCTGACGGACGTCTCCAGCGACATGCAGAACGGCGGCCTGCGGCTCAACATCACCCTGGACCGGGACACCGCCGCGCGCCTGGGCATCACGCCCCAGCAGATCGACGACGCCCTCTACGACGCCTTCGGCCAGCGGCAGGTGTCCACCATCTTCACCCAGCTCAACCAGTACCGCGTGGTGCTGGAGGTGCAGCCCTCGCTCCAGCGCGTGGACACCGCCCTGCGCTCCGTCTACCTCCAGTCCGCCAGCGGAGGCGCCGTGCCCCTGTCCACCATCGTCCAGGTGAAGCCGGGGATGGGGCCGCTCAGCGTCAACCGGCAGGACCAGTTCCCCGTCGCCATCGTCTCCTTCAACCCCGCGCCGGACGTGTCCCTGTCCCAGGCGGTGAGCGCGTTCGACGGGGTGCGAAAGAAGCTCCAGATCCCCCCCTCCGTGCAGACCGCCTTCGAGGGCACCGCGCGCACGTTCCAGGACTCACTCACCAACGAGGGCTTCCTCGTGCTGGCGGCCGTCGTGGCCGTCTACCTGGTGCTCGGCGTGCTGTATGAGTCCTACGTCCACCCGCTCACCATCCTGTCCACGCTGCCGTCCGCGGCCATGGGCGCGCTGCTGGCGCTGCGGGTGTGCGGGCTGGAGCTGGGGATGATCGCCCTCATCGGCATCATCCTGCTCATCGGCATCGTGATGAAGAACGCCATCATGATGATCGACTTCGCGCTGGAGGCCGAGCGCCTGGAGGGCAAGGCCCCCCGCGACGCCATCCACGAGGCGTGCCTGCTGCGCTTCCGCCCCATCCTGATGACCACGATGGCGTCCATGCTGGGCGCCGTGCCCCTGGCGCTCGGTGGGGGCATTGGCGCGGAGCTGCGTCAGCCCCTGGGCATCGCCATCATCGGCGGGTTGATGGTCAGCCAGCTGCTGACGCTCTTCACCACCCCCGTCATCTACCTGGGCTTCGCCGGGCTGTCGCGCAGGCTCCAGCACCTGCGGCACCGCTCCGCCCCTGTCCCGCCGCGGAGCCCGGCGTGA
- a CDS encoding efflux RND transporter permease subunit, whose translation MNPSALFIRRPVATSLLALGIALVGALSFKILPVAPLPQVEFPTISVQAALPGASPEIMATSVATPLERQLGRIAGITQMTSSSNLGATSIVVQFDLSRNIDGAARDVQAAINAARGNLPTNLPNNPTYRKVNPADAPIMLLALTSPNRGRGKLYDLASTILQQQVSQVTGVGQVLVGGGALPAVRAEVNPTALEKYGLGLDAVRTVLGAQNSNRPKGQLVDGPRAYLLTADDQIVRAEQYRPLILGYSNGAAVRLQDVANVTDDNVEDVHSLGLANGKEAIILIIFKEPGANVIDTVDALQARLPAFQAILPADVDLTVMMDRTTTIRAALRDVEMTLLMSIGLVILVVFAFLGNLRATLIPSVAVPLSLLGTFAIMKLLGFSLDNLSMMALTISTGFVVDDAIVVLEDIERHIEEGLPPMEAALRGAREVGFTVLSMSISLIAVFIPLLLMQGIVGRLFREFAVTLSVAILMSLVVSLTVTPTMCALLLRPKAPRRSRSSFHPFARLNAGYARSLSWSLGHPALLLLLTLVAIALSGYLFVVIPKGFFPQQDTGRLTASVQAEQDISFAAMRQKFTTYVNLINEDPAVQAVAGSIGGSGPSGSSNAGTLFITLKPLEERKLSADAVIARLRGKLMVVPGATVYLQSAQDLVIGGRQGNAQYQYTLSSDTLPVLNEWAPRVLERLKQVPGMLDVNSDQRDHGLETNVVIDYDTAGRFGLTAAQIDSVLYDAFGQRQVSTMYTSSNQYHVVMIVLKDFWQRPESLRDIYVTSASGVQVPLSAFASFVPASTLLSVNHQGQFPSATVSFNLGLGTSLGPVVTQIGAAVRDMGLPSTVQGSFSGTAQAFQASLASEPLLIAAALFAVYIVLGILYESLIHPITILSTLPSAGVGALLALLLFNLDLSIIALIGIILLIGIVKKNAIMMIDFALVSEREGHLGSRDAIFHAAQLRLRPILMTTMAALLGALPLAMGTGVGSELRRPLGIAIAGGLCLSQLLTLYTTPVIYMTLDRLGRRAREWRARRFAPRRPGRA comes from the coding sequence GTGAACCCGTCCGCGCTCTTCATCCGGCGCCCCGTCGCCACCTCGCTGCTGGCGCTGGGGATCGCGCTCGTGGGGGCGCTCTCCTTCAAGATCCTCCCCGTCGCGCCGCTGCCCCAGGTGGAGTTCCCCACCATCAGCGTGCAGGCGGCCCTGCCGGGCGCGAGCCCGGAGATCATGGCCACGTCGGTCGCCACGCCGCTGGAGCGGCAGCTGGGCCGCATCGCGGGCATCACCCAGATGACGTCGTCCAGCAACCTGGGCGCCACGAGCATCGTCGTGCAGTTCGACCTGTCGCGAAACATCGACGGGGCGGCGCGCGACGTCCAGGCCGCCATCAACGCCGCCCGGGGCAACCTGCCCACGAACCTGCCCAACAACCCCACCTACCGGAAGGTGAACCCCGCGGACGCGCCCATCATGCTGCTGGCGCTCACGTCCCCCAACCGGGGGCGCGGCAAGCTCTACGACCTGGCGTCCACCATCCTCCAGCAGCAGGTGTCCCAGGTGACGGGCGTGGGGCAGGTGCTGGTGGGCGGCGGCGCGCTGCCCGCGGTGCGCGCGGAGGTGAACCCCACCGCGCTGGAGAAGTACGGCCTGGGGCTGGACGCGGTCCGCACCGTGCTGGGCGCGCAGAACTCCAACCGCCCCAAGGGCCAGCTCGTGGACGGCCCCCGGGCCTACCTGCTCACCGCCGACGACCAGATCGTCCGCGCGGAGCAGTACCGGCCGCTCATCCTCGGCTACTCCAACGGCGCCGCGGTGCGGCTCCAGGACGTCGCCAACGTCACCGACGACAACGTGGAGGACGTGCACAGCCTGGGGCTCGCCAACGGCAAGGAGGCCATCATCCTCATCATCTTCAAGGAGCCGGGGGCCAACGTCATCGACACGGTGGACGCGCTCCAGGCGAGGCTCCCCGCGTTCCAGGCCATCCTCCCGGCGGACGTGGACCTGACGGTGATGATGGACCGCACCACCACCATCCGCGCGGCGCTGCGGGACGTGGAGATGACGCTCCTGATGTCCATCGGCCTGGTCATCCTGGTGGTGTTCGCCTTCCTGGGCAACCTGCGCGCCACGCTCATCCCCAGCGTCGCCGTGCCGCTGTCGCTGCTGGGCACCTTCGCGATCATGAAGCTGCTCGGCTTCAGCCTGGACAACCTGTCGATGATGGCCCTCACCATCTCCACCGGCTTCGTGGTGGATGACGCCATCGTCGTGCTGGAGGACATCGAACGGCACATCGAGGAGGGCCTGCCGCCCATGGAGGCGGCGCTGCGCGGCGCGCGCGAGGTCGGCTTCACCGTGCTGTCGATGAGCATCTCCCTCATCGCCGTCTTCATCCCCCTGCTCCTCATGCAGGGCATCGTGGGCCGGCTGTTCCGCGAGTTCGCCGTCACGCTGTCGGTGGCCATCCTGATGTCCCTGGTGGTGTCCCTCACCGTGACCCCCACCATGTGCGCGCTGCTGCTGCGGCCCAAGGCGCCCCGGCGCTCGCGCTCCTCCTTCCACCCCTTCGCGCGGTTGAACGCGGGCTATGCGCGCAGCCTGTCGTGGTCGCTGGGACACCCGGCGCTGCTCTTGCTGCTCACGCTCGTCGCCATCGCGCTCAGCGGATACCTGTTCGTCGTCATCCCCAAGGGGTTCTTTCCGCAGCAGGACACCGGCCGGCTCACCGCCAGCGTCCAGGCGGAGCAGGACATCTCCTTCGCGGCGATGCGCCAGAAGTTCACGACCTACGTGAACCTCATCAACGAGGACCCGGCCGTCCAGGCGGTGGCGGGCTCCATTGGCGGCTCCGGCCCCAGCGGCTCATCGAACGCGGGCACGCTCTTCATCACGCTCAAGCCGCTGGAGGAGCGCAAGCTGTCCGCGGACGCCGTCATCGCGCGGCTGCGCGGAAAGCTGATGGTCGTGCCGGGCGCCACGGTGTATCTGCAGTCCGCGCAGGACCTGGTGATTGGCGGGCGGCAGGGCAACGCGCAGTACCAGTACACCCTGTCCTCGGACACGCTGCCCGTGCTGAATGAGTGGGCGCCGCGCGTGCTGGAGCGGCTGAAGCAGGTCCCCGGCATGCTGGACGTCAACAGCGACCAGCGCGACCACGGGTTGGAGACCAACGTCGTCATCGACTACGACACCGCGGGCCGCTTCGGCCTCACCGCGGCGCAGATCGACAGCGTGCTGTACGACGCCTTCGGTCAGCGGCAGGTGTCCACGATGTACACCAGCAGCAACCAGTACCACGTGGTGATGATCGTCCTGAAGGACTTCTGGCAGCGGCCGGAGAGCCTGCGCGACATCTACGTGACGAGCGCGAGCGGGGTGCAGGTGCCCCTGTCGGCGTTCGCGAGCTTCGTGCCCGCGAGCACGCTGCTGTCCGTCAACCACCAGGGCCAGTTCCCCTCCGCGACGGTGTCCTTCAACCTGGGGCTGGGAACCTCCCTGGGGCCCGTCGTCACCCAGATTGGCGCGGCCGTGCGCGACATGGGCCTGCCCTCCACGGTGCAGGGCAGCTTCAGCGGCACGGCCCAGGCGTTCCAGGCCTCGCTCGCCTCCGAACCCCTCCTCATCGCCGCGGCCCTCTTCGCCGTCTACATCGTGCTGGGCATCCTCTACGAGAGCCTCATCCACCCCATCACCATCCTGTCCACGCTGCCTTCCGCGGGCGTGGGGGCGCTGCTGGCCCTGCTGCTGTTCAACCTGGACCTGTCCATCATCGCCCTCATCGGCATCATCCTGCTCATCGGCATCGTGAAGAAGAACGCCATCATGATGATCGACTTCGCGCTGGTGTCGGAGCGCGAGGGACACCTGGGCTCGCGCGACGCCATCTTCCACGCCGCCCAGCTGCGCCTGCGCCCCATCCTGATGACCACGATGGCGGCGCTGCTGGGCGCGCTGCCGCTGGCCATGGGGACCGGCGTGGGCTCCGAGCTGCGCCGGCCGCTGGGCATCGCCATCGCCGGGGGGCTGTGCCTGAGCCAGCTGCTCACGCTCTACACCACCCCGGTCATCTACATGACCCTGGACCGCCTGGGCCGCCGCGCACGCGAGTGGCGCGCGCGCCGCTTCGCGCCCCGCAGGCCCGGACGGGCTTGA
- a CDS encoding efflux transporter outer membrane subunit — translation MMRLRFHAVSILALGLLTGCPVGPNYKRPTAPVPTRFKEAAEGWKPAQPNDRHDRGPWWKRFGDPELDALEEKVARANQTVASYEAAYRRARAMVAEARASLFPTLGASGSVTRSKGAGLTTAAPGVGNPATSTVGNIYDLALDATWEPDLWGGVRRQVSGAKASAQAAGSDLDNAKLSAQGTLAQSYFQLRALDTAQRLLDDAVIGYQKSLQLTLNRYAQGVAARADVLQAQTQLALARSSATQNEIARATYEHAIAVLVGEPASSFSIPRVPLTATPPPLPLELPSTLLERRPDIAAAERRAAAANEQIGVAISAWFPSLNLSASGGFVSTTLSKWLTAPHLVWSLGPQLVATLFDGGLRAAQTEDARAAYDQSVATYRATVLAAFQDVEDNLVSLRVLEQQVVIQQEAVSYARQTLEVVLNQYKAGTATYLQVITAQTTLYSSEQTLANIAGQRMVSAVGLIKALGGDWHTPPPKAD, via the coding sequence ATGATGCGCCTTCGCTTCCACGCCGTTTCCATCCTGGCCCTGGGGCTGCTGACCGGGTGCCCCGTGGGCCCCAACTACAAGCGGCCCACGGCCCCGGTGCCCACGCGTTTCAAGGAGGCCGCGGAGGGCTGGAAGCCCGCGCAGCCCAATGACAGACACGACCGGGGGCCCTGGTGGAAGCGGTTCGGGGACCCGGAGCTGGACGCGCTGGAGGAGAAGGTCGCGCGCGCCAACCAGACGGTGGCCAGCTACGAGGCCGCCTACCGCCGGGCCCGGGCCATGGTGGCGGAGGCCCGCGCGTCGCTGTTCCCCACGCTGGGGGCCTCGGGCTCGGTGACGCGGTCGAAGGGCGCCGGCCTCACCACCGCCGCGCCCGGCGTCGGAAACCCGGCGACCAGCACCGTGGGCAACATCTACGACCTGGCCCTGGACGCGACGTGGGAGCCGGACCTCTGGGGCGGCGTGCGCCGCCAGGTCTCCGGGGCGAAGGCGTCCGCCCAGGCCGCCGGCTCCGACCTGGACAACGCGAAGCTGTCCGCCCAGGGGACGCTCGCGCAGAGCTACTTCCAGCTGCGCGCGCTGGACACGGCCCAGCGGCTGCTGGACGACGCGGTCATCGGCTACCAGAAGTCCCTCCAGCTCACCCTGAACCGCTACGCGCAGGGCGTGGCCGCGCGGGCGGACGTCCTCCAGGCCCAGACCCAGCTGGCCCTGGCCCGGTCGTCCGCGACGCAGAATGAGATCGCCCGGGCCACCTACGAGCACGCCATCGCGGTCCTCGTGGGAGAGCCCGCGTCCAGCTTCTCCATCCCGCGGGTGCCGCTGACCGCGACGCCGCCGCCCCTGCCGCTGGAGCTGCCCTCCACGCTCCTGGAGCGCCGTCCGGACATCGCCGCCGCCGAGCGCCGGGCCGCCGCCGCGAACGAGCAGATTGGCGTCGCCATCTCCGCGTGGTTCCCCTCCCTCAACCTGAGCGCGTCCGGAGGCTTCGTCAGCACCACCCTGTCGAAGTGGCTGACGGCGCCCCACCTGGTCTGGTCGCTGGGGCCGCAGCTGGTGGCGACCCTCTTCGACGGCGGCCTTCGCGCCGCGCAGACGGAGGACGCGCGCGCGGCCTACGACCAGAGCGTCGCCACCTACCGGGCCACCGTGCTGGCCGCGTTCCAGGACGTGGAGGACAACCTCGTGTCGCTGCGCGTGCTGGAGCAGCAGGTCGTCATCCAACAGGAGGCGGTCAGCTACGCGCGGCAGACCTTGGAGGTCGTGCTGAACCAGTACAAGGCGGGCACGGCGACGTACCTGCAGGTCATCACCGCGCAGACCACGCTCTACTCCTCCGAGCAGACGCTGGCGAACATCGCCGGACAGCGCATGGTGTCCGCGGTCGGGCTCATCAAGGCGCTGGGCGGGGACT